A genomic stretch from Podospora pseudoanserina strain CBS 124.78 chromosome 3, whole genome shotgun sequence includes:
- the HHF1_3 gene encoding Histone H4 (COG:B; EggNog:ENOG503P57T), with the protein MPPTLPARGGPSSSRAKAVMRSVGGKAPLGVGKGKVGAKRHRRILKDTIQGITKPAIRRLARRGGVKRISGMIYEEVRKVLKDRLSVILKDITTYTEYRGAKTVTVEDVIFALRRIGRPIYGFDPETYTAPTTGMKRKAIAGASQDMDED; encoded by the exons ATGCCGCCTACTTTGCCGGCCAGAGGTGgtccctcctcgtcgagggccaaggcggtgatgaggagtgTTGGGGGGAAGGCGCCGCTcggggttgggaaggggaaggtgggggCCAAGAGGCATAGGAGGATTTTGAAGGACACGATTCAGGGGATTA CTAAACCTGCGATTCG TCGTCTCGCCCGCCGCGGTGGTGTTAAGCGTATCTCGGGGATGATCTACGAGGAGGTCCGTAAGGTTCTCAAGGATAGGCTTTCAGTG ATCCTGAAGGATATCACTACTTATACCGAGTATCGCGGTGCGAAGACCGTAACGGTCGAGGAT GTCATCTTTGCCCTCCGCCGTATCGGTCGTCCGATTTATGGTTTTGATCCCGAGACTTATACTGCCCCTACGACGGGAATGAAGAGAAAGGCGATTGCGGGCGCGTCGCAGGATATGGATGAAGACTAA
- a CDS encoding hypothetical protein (EggNog:ENOG503P3K0; COG:S): MFDIVPSLGRGEIHRAGPCISKTRLTIFLCFIFPHFRRTTPLHHCRPRPCFSDSMKSSTYGYAYSVYDMDGSPQAVTELDLSACHPNSIVDRINAMPALKTSTAFFTFLRANLVLPHSAMSSNPSTPNLAPSSLRRSPPTPQSHSRPATPIPTTTLDEEDEIPPLTLEVLTSKPDKTAALKLIADSIAQQRQTASSHIITHPLPLSSLIAALAITYHFFLSSSDLGTKLMILSSLVTTYLLTVRYLTSPFIRLAESITPSFLGSDSPEDQDTVIACRYGGEIIGVTVLQISRPAGQSDPNFKRHKQRGSLSSFKGGKGVIRAWTVKSRYRGKGVGGDMLREAVRLTKERCGRDGEVGFARGHANAGLIPVGGRGEDNRQGEREEEMVLPEWLNRGWLRRSERKAAQALERVVSEFGNGKRR; this comes from the exons ATGTTTGATATAGTCCCAAGTCTCGGGAGGGGTGAAATCCACAGGGCCGGGCCCTGTATTAGCAAAACGCGGCTAACAATTTTTCTTTGTTTTATTTTCCCCCATTTCAGGCGCACtactcctcttcatcactgCCGTCCGCGGCCTTGTTTCTCAGACTCGATGAAATCCAGCACGTACGGATACGCATACTCGGTCTATGACATGGACGGATCACCCCAGGCCGTCACCGAGCTCGACCTGAGCGCCTGCCACCCCAACTCCATTGTCGACAGGATTAATGCCATGCCCGCGTTGAAGACGAGTACTG CattcttcaccttcctccgCGCCAACCTAGTCCTCCCCCACAGCGCCATgtcctccaacccatcaacccccaacctagcaccctcttctctccgaaggtcaccaccaaccccccaatcccattCCCGCCCAGCAAcgcccatccccaccaccaccctcgacgaagaagatgagaTCCCCCCCTTGACCCTCGAAGTCCTGACCTCCAAGCCCGACAAAACCGCGGCGTTGAAGCTCATCGCCGATAGCATCGCCCAACAAAGACAAACCGCCTCGAGCCATATaatcacccaccccctccccctctcctccctcatcgccgcctTGGCCATAACCtaccacttcttcctctcctcatccgacCTCGGAACAAAACTGATGATTCTTTCGTCATTGGTAACGACATACCTCCTTACCGTACGgtacctcacctccccattcaTCCGCCTCGCCGAAAGCATCACCCCTTCCTTTCTCGGGTCAGACTCTCCCGAAGACCAGGACACCGTTATTGCCTGCCGGTACGGGGGGGAGATTATTGGGGTCACGGTGTTGCAAATTTCCCGTCCGGCGGGGCAGTCAGATCCCAATTTCAAGAGGCATAAACAGAGGGGCAGTTTGAGTTCGTtcaagggggggaagggggtgatcAGGGCTTGGACGGTCAAGTCGAGGTAtagagggaagggggtggggggggatatgttgagggaggcggttAGGTTGACGAAAGAAAGAtgtgggagggatggggaggtgggttttgcGAGGGGGCATGCTAATGCGGGGTTGATTCCtgtggggggaaggggggaggacaaTAGACAGggagaaagggaggaggagatggtgttgcCGGAGTGGTTGAAccgggggtggttgaggaggtcggaAAGAAAGGCGGCGCAGGcgctggagagggtggtgagtgagtttgggaatgggaagAGGAGATGA
- a CDS encoding hypothetical protein (COG:S; EggNog:ENOG503NZMN), with translation MDFKKPYSLLEDHSLQSSNSNHPTFRSSPPLFRHGRLLTDGGDGASFTSTSPLSQKLTDFDQDLDLDLNEQPMLSCVSQETSQEDCARHRFIVWAAVKRNESLRKHPEKKTECPLLKCNHKLTDHESMLKHLAGCRYLASGEYWCYNHMRVEHFDDIRCKKCLGHPSRAKKVLTIAKKLFHGLGHKSKKGQQGSTIDEERTHQPPPSYESISRPAPGPPLPGNAAELPLTEILEADSNEIEVPMAPQQQPPPPPPPQQQQQQYPTIDPQDLLVPQPIIPPSLPELDASTMEWDHTLDMAMPQIPLQMPITLQDDSMQQFSYVRPPLQLATNNPYARHQAPPRPVSRPTSTAPRSKGLSPSSSVRSTASTDTTTSNVSNDSNVSYDSTFSNLTTDSHGTTNSYDTVYSNANSLVSPISNYSGGAWSTPDGMNTNMTSPIDGAMLGNPFGDAGYDYDGCPDFLHNFYSELPADFPVSSMMDGIVPDPILAMNELPMTLDLDLDHAPGPSMASNVAELPDNDSREMVEVSQPDPCCSETRSMVDSAWEVLQEQVVQSMVKIQDIQGNRLARQLKSMSIQTIAERGLRTLRLYLDGFQPSTADDALCLAHLVFAFALVAYQEGTHKRVRGLYLQSLPLMGMIPEQDRPDYQQLADFIWKPEGLASSGAQRSPDTVGSMFPDSKGKSPVGHHGMRSQPPDMFRAAAWDFLDELEMKMLFGSDSHLHDLQDPAALLVKHTQDSHQNGAVNPALLRTVKPILEKLTRTYDSPDLREKLRQTFRNLTSGQTSSIRKLEIELLHAGQTTLPSSRYYDFFVPQTRQLIDEVYLVHDPALGTRRRSDYHSLGITYIENLLPDLDNLSSSSSSSSSSSSSSSSSSSSSSSSSSSSSSSSSSSSPEQQQQSMDNYLNLATSSSPQPQPTPQQQLVPDDRIVEADSKCDECGYRPKGHPRWFKGSMAKHKRLKHSREPPKIYSCKYPGCTSQYKNRPDNLRQHQIEKGHFLEGEEVVVKRGE, from the exons ATGGACTTCAAGAAACCCTATTCCCTCCTGGAGGACCACTCTCTCCAGTCCTCAAACTCAAATCACCCAACATTCCGgtcttcaccacccctaTTCCGCCATGGCCGTCTGTTGACAGAcggtggggatggggcgAGCTTCacttcaacctcgcccctCTCCCAGAAGCTCACTGACTTTGACCAAGACCTCGACTTGGACTTGAATGAGCAACCGATGTTGTCCTGCGT ATCCCAAGAGACGTCCCAAGAAGATTGTGCCCGACACAGATTCATCGTCTGGGCTGCCGTGAAACGCAACGAGTCTCTCAGGAAGCATCCGGAAAAGAAGACGGAATGCCCCCTTCTCAAATGCAACCACAAGCTCACCGATCACGAATCAATGCTCAAGCATCTGGCAGGGTGCAGATATCTTGCCTCGGGGGAATACTGGTGCTATAACCACATGAGGGTGGAGCACTTTGACGATATCAGATGCAAGAAGTGTCTCGGCCATCCATCCCGGGCGAAGAAGGTCCTCACCATAGCCAAGAAGCTTTTCCACGGCCTGGGCCACAAATCAAAAAAGGGCCAACAGGGCTCTACCATCGACGAGGAGCGGacacaccaaccaccaccgagtTACGAATCCATTTCTCGACCGGCGCCAGGTCCACCACTGCCTGGAAATGCCGCCGAACTGCCCCTTACCGAGATTCTAGAAGCCGACTCCAACGAGATCGAAGTCCCCATGGcgccacaacagcaaccgccgccgccgccgccgccgcagcagcagcagcagcagtatcCGACGATTGATCCACAAGACCTGCTAGTCCCCCAACCTATCATACCGCCAAGCCTCCCAGAGCTCGATGCCAGCACCATGGAGTGGGACCACACGCTTGACATGGCGATGCCCCAGATACCATTACAAATGCCGATAACATTACAGGACGACAGCATGCAGCAGTTTAGTTACGTCAGGCCGCCACTCCAGCTAGCGACAAATAATCCATACGCCCGTCACCAGGCGCCTCCTCGACCGGTATCCCGACCAACATCGACTGCTCCACGAAGTAAAGGTCTGtcgcccagctcctcggTAAGGTCGACAGCAAGCACCGACACGACGACCAGCAACGTTAGCAACGATAGTAACGTCAGCTACGATAGCACCTTCAGCAACCTTACCACGGACAGTCATGGGACCACCAACTCTTACGATACTGTTTACAGCAATGCCAACTCATTGGTCTCCCCCATCTCGAACTATAGCGGTGGGGCCTGGTCGACACCGGACGGCATGAACACAAACATGACGTCCCCCATCGACGGTGCCATGCTCGGAAATCCCTTTGGCGACGCCGGTTACGACTACGATGGATGCCCGGATTTCCTGCACAACTTTTACTCCGAGTTGCCAGCGGACTTTCCGGTTTCCTCGATGATGGATGGTATTGTTCCAGACCCTATCCTGGCGATGAATGAACTCCCAATGACACTCGATCTCGATCTCGATCACGCCCCAGGGCCCTCGATGGCAAGCAATGTCGCCGAGCTGCCCGACAACGACAgcagggagatggtggaagtCTCGCAACCCGATCCATGCTGCTCAGAAACGAGGTCGATGGTCGACTCAGCCTGGGAAGTACTACAGGAGCAGGTCGTGCAATCGATGGTCAAAATCCAGGACATCCAGGGAAATCGACTTGCGCGGCAGCTCAAGTCCATGTCGATTCAGACGATAGCGGAGAGGGGACTGCGGACTTTGCGCTTGTACCTTGATGGATTTCAGCCATCGACTGCGGACGACGCGCTGTGCCTGGCGCATCTCGTGTTTGCGTTTGCCTTAGTTGCGTATCAGGAGGGAACGCACAAACGTGTGAGGGGGCTATATCTCCAGTCTCTTCCGCTCATGGGCATGATTCCAGAGCAGGACCGTCCGGACTACCAGCAACTGGCCGACTTCATCTGGAAGCCCGAGGGTCTAGCATCGTCTGGTGCCCAGAGAAGCCCGGATACGGTCGGCAGCATGTTTCCAGATTCCAAGGGGAAATCGCCAGTCGGCCACCATGGGATGAGATCGCAACCGCCAGATATGTTTCGTGCGGCTGCTTGGGATTTCCTTGATG AACTCGAAATGAAAATGCTCTTCGGATCCGACTCCCACCTCCACGATCTACAAGACCCGGCGgctctcctcgtcaaacaCACCCAAGACTCGCACCAAAACGGAGCGGTGAACCCGGCCCTCCTACGAACAGTGAAACCCATCCTAGAAAAACTCACCCGGACCTATGACAGCCCCGACCTGCGAGAGAAGCTCAGACAAACATTCCGAAACTTGACCTCTGGGCAAACTTCCAGCATCCGCAAACTAGAAATCGAACTCCTCCACGCCGGccaaaccaccctcccctcctctcggTACTATGACTTCTTCGTCCCCCAAACCCGCCAGCTCATCGACGAAGTCTACCTCGTCCACGACCCCGCCCTGGGAACCCGCCGGCGAAGCGACTATCACAGCCTGGGCATCACTTACATTgagaacctcctccccgacctcgacaacttgtcttcttcctcttcttcttcctcttcttcttcttcttcttcttcttcttcttcttcttcttcttcttcttcttcttcttcttcttcttcttcttcttcttcttcttctccagagcagcagcaacaatcCATGGATAATTACCTCAACCttgccacctcctcctccccacaaccacaaccaaccccccaacagcaactgGTACCAGACGACCGAATCGTCGAAGCCGACTCCAAATGCGACGAGTGCGGCTACCGGCCAAAGGGACACCCAAGGTGGTTCAAAGGCAGCATGGCCAAGCACAAGAGGCTGAAGCACAGCCGCGAGCCGCCCAAGATTTACAGCTGCAAGTACCCCGGCTGCACGAGCCAGTACAAGAATCGGCCGGACAACCTGAGGCAGCATCAGATTGAGAAGGGGCattttttggagggggaggaggtggtggttaagaggggggagtaa
- the RBK1 gene encoding putative ribokinase (EggNog:ENOG503NX2B; COG:G), with amino-acid sequence MSSQIPHITILGSLNTDLVAYVPHHPLPGETLTATSFLTSPGGKGSNQAVACAKLSRPRDLSSPSAHVSMVGAVGSDSNGDLLLSNLATHGVDSSLVTKLPNKKTGVAMIVVEAETGQNRIIISGEANHQVGEEYVTQGGWLDKTDLLIMQLEIPMGTVLKAVEEAKRRGVDVLLNPAPAKILPDGVYDGLRHLIVNETEAAILGGVEEKELDTLEGLERVGKGFVGKGVENFIATLGGRGVFYLTKGGRSGLIEAEKGVKVVDTTGAGDTFVGRYALEAARARKEGGEFDVGGAVGRANKAAAVTVTREGAARSIPWRDEVE; translated from the coding sequence atgtcctcccaaatcccccacATAACAATCCTCGGCTCCCTCAACACCGACCTAGTAGCCTACGTCccgcaccaccccctcccaggcGAAACCCTAACcgcaacctccttcctcacctccccaggCGGCAAAGGTTCCAACCAAGCCGTCGCCTGCGCCAAGCTCTCACGCCCCCGCGacctttcctccccctccgcccacGTCTCCATGGTCGGCGCCGTAGGCTCCGACTCCAACGGCGACCTTTTGTTGTCTAACCTCGCCACCCACGGGGTCGACTCCTCCCTGGTAACCAAACTCCCCAACAAGAAAACTGGCGTCGCCATGATCGTCGTGGAGGCGGAAACAGGCCAAAACAGAATCATCATCTCCGGAGAGGCGAACCACCAAGTAGGGGAGGAGTACGTTACacagggggggtggttggacAAGACCGATTTGTTGATCATGCAACTCGAAATTCCGATGGGAACTGTACTCAaagcggtggaggaggcgaagagacggggggtggatgttttGCTCAATCCGGCGCCGGCGAAGATTCTACCGGATGGGGTTTATGACGGGCTGAGGCATTTGATTGTGAATGAGACGGAGGCTGCCATtcttgggggggttgaggaaaAGGAGCTGGATAcgctggaggggttggagagggttgggaaaGGGTTcgtggggaagggggtggagaatTTTATTGCTAcgcttggggggaggggggtgttttaTTTGACCaaggggggaaggagtgGGTTGatcgaggctgagaagggggtCAAGGTTGTTGATACTACTGGGGCGGGGGATACGTTTGTGGGGAGGTATGCGCTTGAGGctgcgagggcgaggaaggaggggggggagtttgatgttgggggggcggtggggagggcgaataaggcggcggcggtgacggttacgagggagggggcggcgaggagcaTTCCTTGGAGAGATGAGGTTGAGTAG
- a CDS encoding hypothetical protein (EggNog:ENOG503P4C0; COG:S): MADSEQQIKKYRGNCHCRAFVFEFEAPEIKSGVICNCSICYKKGYFAITPGVELKIVKDGGTIKQYQFGEKKWKHQFCSKCGTATYGTSEFFNPPMNMGINARCIQNLDIWALQERHVDSTAHPPPYTPPTHPGPLPSPQSISDNQGTLYHGSCHCGAVTAALKVDHPFENQSYKGMLAECNCSHCIRGGYVWAYPTKDQLVISGRENLTWYEFNQKIVRKGSCKHCGVLVVVEPVPIQEGEEVSEEMRKFREGFKDIRPVNLRVVNQDELDVEGLRRGGRVRQAKRAGEGGEYVNP; this comes from the exons ATGGCGGACTCGGAACAGCAAATCAAGAAATACCGTGGCAACTGCCACTGCCGTGCCTTTGTCTTTGAGTTTGAAGCCCCCGAGATCAAGTCAGGTGTGATTTGCAACTGCAGTATTTGCTACAAGAAGGGGTATTTTGCTATTACTCCGGGGGTTGAGCTGAAGATTGTCAAGGATGGGGGGACTATCAAGCAGTATCAgtttggggagaagaagtggaAGCATCAA TTCTGCAGCAAATGCGGCACCGCAACCTACGGAACATCCGAGTTCTTCAACCCCCCGATGAACATGGGCATCAAT GCCCGCTGCATCCAAAACCTCGACATCTGGGCCCTCCAAGAGCGACA cGTTGACAGCACagcccacccacccccgTACACACCCCCTACCCACCCCggccctctcccctcccctcagtCAATCTCAGACAACCAAGGAACCCTCTACCACGGCTCCTGCCACTGCGGCGCCGTAACCGCCGCCCTCAAAGTCGACCACCCCTTCGAGAACCAATCCTACAAAGGCATGCTAGCAGAGTGCAACTGCAGCCATTGTATCCGT GGCGGCTACGTCTGGGCCTACCCAACAAAAGACCAGCTTGTCATTTCCGGGAGGGAAAACCTCACCTGGTATGAATTCAACCAAAAGATTGTCCGCAAAGGATCGTGTAAACACTGcggggtgttggttgttgtcgagCCGGTGCCTATccaggaaggggaggaggtttcaGAGGAGATGAGAAAGTTTAGGGAGGGGTTCAAGGATATTCGACCGGTTAatttgagggtggtgaatcAGGATGAGTtggatgtggaggggttgagacggggggggagggtgaggcagGCTAAGAGggcgggggaagggggggaatatGTGAATCCGTGA
- the EGT1 gene encoding Ergothioneine biosynthesis protein 1 (EggNog:ENOG503NW1H; COG:S) produces the protein MPSSAPDLTVMAYGALASLKAAAAAKDKTKPKLFSHPKVDIIDIRRVEVETNLKADIVSQFCPKEGPRKLPTLLLVAVITYLEEYYLTNDEIQVLESSAKEIAGSIPSGSMVIELGSGNLRKVNLLLQAFEDAGKSIDYYALDLSKQELERTLAQLPAYQHVRAHGLFGTYDDGREWLKDPSNISRRKCIMSLGSSIGNFERSAAASFLKSFSDVLSHGDTMLIGLDACNDPAKVYFVGSHTDKEGITHEFILNGLRHANRVLGQAAFHERDWRVIGEYVHDAEGGRHQAFYSPVRDTTVFGQVIRPHERVQVEESLKWSPEETRKMWDLAGMTEMGKWMHGTEYGLHLLTKSKLSFSLIPSVYARSALPTISDWEAVWAAWDVVTREMLPHEELLEKPIKLRNACIFYLGHIPTFLDIQLSKTTKEPLTEPETYSLIFERGIDPDVDNPELCHAHSEIPDEWPSVEDVLAYQNRVRARVQSMYASGAESIPRHVGRAVWVGFEHELMHLETLLYMMLQSDRTLPPSHVPAPDWEKLAARARGEGVVNEWFDIPEQEITIGLDDPEDGTDIDNVYGWDNEKPVRRVKVHSFQAQGRPITNEEYAQYLYNTSSNKLPASWVEIPPSNHTNGTTPPLPESFLHNKAVRTVYGPVPLSLALDWPVFASYDELSSCATYMGGRIPTFFETRSIYQYAEELKKKKDVENQLGKTVPAVNGHLCNNGVEISPPATPTTTTASSDAGGEVDLFIDLSDANVGLHNWHPVPVTGKGNKLAGQAEMGGVWEWTSSVLEEWEGFEAMGLYPGYTADFFDGKHNVVLGGSWATHPRIAGRRSFVNWYQRNYPYAWVGARLVRDI, from the exons ATGCCTAGTAGTGCTCCAGATTTGACCGTCATGGCGTACGGTGCACTTGCTAGCCTCaaggccgccgctgctgccaaggaTAAGACAAAACCCAAGCTGTTCAGTCATCCCAAGGTTGACATCATTGATATCCGCCGTGTCGAGGTCGAGACAAACCTCAAGGCCGACATTGTCTCCCAGTTCTGTCCAAAGGAAGGGCCCAGAAAGCTTCCCACACTGCTCTT GGTTGCAGTT ATTACGTATTTGGAGGAGTACTACCTGACCAACGATGAGATTCAAGTGCTCGAGTCGTCGGCCAAAGAGATTGCCGGCAGCATTCCTTCAGGGTCTATGGTTATCGAACTCGGCAGTGG AAACCTTCGAAAAGTGAATCTGCTTCTGCAAGCTTTCGAGGACGCCGGCAAGAGCATTGACTACTACGCTTTGGATCTCTCCAAGCAAGAGCTCGAGCGTACCCTTGCCCAGCTTCCCGCATATCAGCATGTCCGAGCTCATGGTCTGTTTGGGACGTACGACGATGGGCGGGAGTGGCTCAAGGACCCATCCAATATTTCAAGAAGGAAGTGCATAATGAGTCTTGGGTCAAGCATTG GGAATTTCGAGCGAAGTGCGGCCGCCTCGTTTCTCAAGTCGTTCTCCGATGTCCTCAGCCATGGTGACACCATGCTGATTGGGCTGGATGCTTGCAACGACCCGGCCAAAGTCTA TTTTGTGGGATCACACACAGACAAGGAGGGCATCACCCATGA GTTCATTCTGAATGGTCTTCGCCATGCCAACAGGGTCCTTGGACAGGCTGCCTTCCACGAAAGGGACTGGAGGGTGATTGGTGAATATGTCCATGACGCCGAGGGAGGGCGCCATCAAGCCTTCTACTCACCGGTACGTGACACGACCGTTTTTGGCCAAGTCATCCGGCCCCACGAGCGAGTCCAGGTCGAGGAGAGCCTGAAGTGGTCTCCGGAGGAGACACGGAAGATGTGGGACCTGGCCGGTATGACCGAGATGGGGAAGTGGATGCACGGCACAGAATATG GCCTTCATCTACTCACCAAGTCAAAGTTGTCATTCAGCCTGATTCCTTCCGTCTACGCCCGCAGCGCCCTTCCCACCATATCGGACTGGGAGGCGGTTTGGGCGGCATGGGATGTTGTCACACGTGAGATGCTGCCGCACGAGGAGCTGCTCGAGAAGCCCATCAAGCTCCGCAACGCCTGCATCTTCTACCTCGGCCACATCCCCACCTTCCTCGACATCCAGTTGAGCAAGACGACCAAGGAGCCGCTGACGGAACCGGAAACGTACTCGCTGATTTTTGAGAGAGGGATCGACCCTGATGTCGACAACCCCGAGTTGTGCCATGCCCACTCGGAAATACCTGACGAATGGCCCTCGGTGGAGGACGTCCTGGCCTATCAAAACCGGGTGCGAGCTCGCGTACAGAGCATGTATGCAAGCGGTGCCGAAAGCATCCCGCGGCATGTGGGTCGGGCGGTTTGGGTGGGCTTCGAGCATGAGCTCATGCACCTGGAGACGCTGCTGTACATGATGCTGCAGAGCGACAGGACGCTGCCGCCGTCGCACGTGCCGGCGCCGGACTGGGAGAAGCTGGCGGCCagggcgaggggggagggggtggtgaatgaATGGTTTGATATTCCGGAGCAGGAGATCACCATCGGGTTGGATGATCCAGAGGACGGGACGGACATTGATAATGTGTATGGCTG GGACAACGAAAAGCCTGTCCGCCGGGTAAAAGTCCACtccttccaagcccaaggccgccccatcaccaacgaagAATACGCCCAATACCTCTACAACACCTCGAGCAACAAACTCCCCGCCTCATGGGTGGAaatccccccatccaaccacaccaacggaaccaccccccccctcccagaaTCCTTCCTCCACAACAAAGCAGTCCGCACCGTCTACGGCCccgtccccctctccctcgccctcgactGGCCAGTCTTTGCGTCATACGACGAACTCTCCTCCTGCGCCACCTACATGGGCGGACGCATCCCCACCTTTTTCGAAACCCGCAGCATCTATCAATACGCAGaagagctcaagaagaagaaggacgtgGAAAACCAACTCGGAAAGACAGTCCCCGCCGTGAATGGTCACCTCTGCAACAACGGGGTGGAGATTTCTCCCCCTGCTACCCCCACTACGACGACTGCTTCTTCTGAtgctggtggggaggttgatttgTTTATTGACCTTTCAGACGCAAATGTCGGCTTGCACAACTGGCATCCTGTACCCGtgacggggaaggggaataAACTGGCTGGGCAGGCGGAGATGGGCGGTGTGTGGGAGTGGACTAGTTCTGTGctggaggagtgggaggggtttgagGCGATGGGGTTGTATCCAGGGTATACGGCTGATTTTTTTGACGGGAAGCATAATGTTGTTCTTGGGGGGAGCTGGGCAACGCACCCGAGGAttgcggggaggaggagttt TGTCAATTGGTACCAGAGAAACTACCCTTATGCTTGGGTaggggcgaggttggtgagggatatCTAA
- a CDS encoding hypothetical protein (COG:T; EggNog:ENOG503NY08), with protein sequence MGPTARLIRLSTPSRIVPGLVKGRHLARRASSTSQNPNKEAPVAHHHRPPSHHHHHVTYSETDDAVPWLAKQPLHRLSLADLVKHGRPPLSAEALLSSARFTLSLLPIRLAHRIQALRNLPYIVVSNPNIRKIYNNYQHSLSTLLPWQGRTISNLEDEIRFTEVLAELVQTHTDTIPILARGFLECRKYISPGEVTRFLDQHLRARIGTRLVAEQHIALHYSSSPHFDPASSPTPCPETPGYIGVIDTALRPASTVDSCGSFVADICELNYGVRPEWFINGSPETTFAFVPTHLEYIITELLKNAFRATVENGQSKSPVEITIAPEPPSSVTTPITLSPPSVSLGAFNKDHIQPLDDNAPGVTIRIRDRGGGIGPEVLPHIWSYSFTTFSENEDDPPGAWSDDALSVISAASSGGSSIAGLGYGLPLSRAYAEYFGGGIKVQSLHGWGTDVYLRLKGVGRIE encoded by the exons ATGGGCCCCACGGCGAGGTTGATACGGTTGTCGACGCCCTCCCGTATTGTCCCAGGACTTGTCAAAGGACGACACCTGGCGCGAAGGGCGTCATCGACATCACAGAACCCTAATAAGGAAGCCCCCgttgcccaccaccaccgacctccgagtcaccaccaccatcacgtcACTTATTCCGAGACCGACGATGCTGTCCCGTGGCTAGCTAAACAGCCCCTACATCGATTGAGTCTGGCAGACTTGGTCAA ACATGGCCGACCACCCCTCAGCGCCGaagccctcctctcctcggcgcgcttcaccctctccctcctccctatTCGACTAGCTCATAGGATCCAGGCCCTCCGCAACCTCCCCTATATCGTGGtgtccaaccccaacatccgCAAAATCTACAACAACTACCAACACTcactctccaccctcctcccctggcAAGGCCGCACAATCTCTAACCTCGAAGACGAAATCCGCTTCACTGAAGTCCTCGCCGAGCTAGTCCAAACCCACACCGACACCATTCCCATTCTCGCCCGGGGGTTCTTGGAGTGCAGGAAATACATCTCCCCCGGCGAGGTAACCCGCTTCCTCGACCAGCACCTCCGCGCCCGTATCGGGACCAGGTTGGTAGCCGAGCAGCACATCGCCTTGCATTATTCCTCCAGCCCGCACTTTGACCCAGCCTCTTCCCCTACACCATGCCCTGAAACCCCGGGGTACATCGGGGTCATTGACACGGCCCTCCGTCCGGCATCAACAGTTGACTCGTGCGGTAGTTTTGTCGCCGACATCTGCGAGCTCAATTATGGGGTGAGACCAGAATGGTTCATCAACGGCAGCCCCGAGACAACCTTTGCCTTTGTCCCCACGCACCTAGAGtacatcatcaccgagctCCTCAAGAACGCTTTCCGGGCCACAGTCGAAAACGGTCAGAGTAAATCCCCGGTGGAGATCACCATAGCTCCCGAGCCACCTTCGTCCGTCACAACACCCATCACGCTCTCCCCACCGTCTGTCTCTTTGGGGGCGTTCAACAAAGACCATATCCAGCCCCTTGACGACAATGCCCCCGGGGTGACGATCAGAATCCGGGATCGGGGAGGTGGTATCGGCCCAGAGGTGCTGCCGCACATTTGGTCTTACAGCTTCACCACCTTTTCGGAGAATGAGGACGATCCCCCTGGGGCATGGAGCGATGACGCGCTGAGCGTGATCTCGGCGGCGAGCAGCGGGGGGAGCTCAATTGCTGGGCTGGGGTATGGGCTGCCGTTGAGCAGGGCGTATGCCGAGTATTTTGGGGGCGGGATCAAGGTGCAGAGTTTGCATGGGTGGGGGACGGATGTGTAtttgaggttgaagggggtggggaggattgAGTAA